ttataacaacagtgattatcattagcaatactgATAGTATTTCTAACAATTCTAAACGATGATAATTTTAAGAAATCCTTGGAGTATCATATCAATTTCAATTGTTTGAAAAGCTGATTTTATAGTATGTTCCTCGAAAAAGAGCTTAATAATATGACGGTTGTTTATAGGTTGGAGCAATCCATTATCGTAAATAAGAGTGAAATATTTGCTTTACTTCGAATTCCTTAAAGAAGATTATATAACTAATTATTTAGCTATGTCTAGCATATCATGGTGCACCATCCTTGCCAAAAACGTGATCATTTACCTCTGTCCCCTTTTCACCCCAGTCTATCTTTAACATATATTATGGAGGGCTTTCTCACTATCAAACGAGAAAGACAATAAGGAGCGGATTTTAGCTCTAAAGTTGTCAGCTAGGATTTCCATCAAAACAAAGTAGAGTTACCTGTCTTAGAAGTACCTGGTAAAAATTAGTGTATTGTAAAATTAAaccattatatatgtttatacgattAATAAATATACGCATTGGTAATCTATCTTATCTTTCCTAGAATCCAAAGAATTAAGTAAAGTAAAAAGCATGATTGCTTgtttggaaaaagaaaaacaaaaagggggaaaagaatgtCGCTCGTTTTCCCGGTACGACTGGTGTACATCAACTTACTTCGAATGCAACATGTACAGTACTCTTCATCGCACAATGAATCATCTTTCTGGCCATTGCAGTCATCCATTACGTTTATACAAACTCCATTTTCATTGGCACATGTCTCTGTGTTGCTGCATTGCTGCTTTATGCAGCATTTGCAGTTCCTGTTCCTGCATAAAGACTCGTCAGTGATCCCAGCGCAGTCGTCCATCAGATTGATGCAAACACCACCTTCATTAGAACACATCTTTGGTGTGTTAGAGCACTCATGTTTTATGCAGCACTTGCAGTTCCTGTTCCTACATAAAGACTCATTGGCTTTTCCAGGACAGTCGTCCATCAGATTAATGCAGACACCGCCTTCATTGGAACACAGCTTTGGTGTGTTAGAGCATTCGTGTTTCATGCAGCACTTGCAGTTCTGATTCCTACATAAAGACTCATTAACCTTTCCAGCGCAGTCGTCCATCAGATTAATGCAGGTGCCACCTTCATTGGAACACATCTTTGGCGTGTTTGAACACTCGTGCTTCATACAGCATTTGCAGTTCTGATTTCTACATAAAGACTCGTTGGCTTTTCCAGGACAGTCGTCCATTAGATTAATGCAGACACCGCCTTCATTGGAACACATCTTTGGCGTGTTTGAACACTCGTGCTTTATACAGCATTTGCAGTTCTGATTTCTACATAAAGACTCATCAGCCTTTCCAGCGCAGTCGTCCATCAGATTAATGCAGGTGCCACCTTCATTAGAACACATCTTTGGTGTGTTCGAGCACTCGTGCTTCATACAGCATTTGCAGTTTTTGTTTCTGCACAAAGATTCATCAGTCTGACCAGCGCAGTCGTCCATTAAGTTAATACACACGCCGTTTTGACTGGAACATATTTTAGGAGTATTGATGCACTCATGTTTCAAGCAACATCCACAGTTGTCATTGTTGCACAGTGATGCGTTCATCTTCCCCGCACAAGACAACTGGAGATTAAGACAAAAACCTCCTTCATTGCTACACTTCGGCGGTGTCTTGACACATTCATGGAGTTGCCGTAGATTGGCTGCATCTGGAAATGATAATGTCTTGCATCATAAGAAGTAAAAATTGTTTATACTATGgtatcaacatacacacatatatgaacacatacatacacacacacacttaaaacaatGAACTGCCTTCAGGATTTCAGCTCAAGATTTCTTAACAATTTTTACTCCCTTAGGTATCTAGGTAGAAATTTGACTACTAGGAACCATTAGCGGAAATTCGGTGTGAGACCAAAAGGCAGTACATTGTTGATTTCAAATCCATTCTGGCTTTTGGGGCAACAGTAGCATAAAAGTTACATGAGCctttatgccatatatatatatatatatatatatatatatatatatatatatatatatatatatatatatatacatatacatatacatatatatatctatatctatatctatttctatatctatatatatatatatatacacatacatacatacatatatatatatatatatatatatatacatatatatatatatatatatatatatatatatatatatatatatgcatttatataagtacacacagacacacacacatacacacacacacacacacacacacacacacacacacacacatacacacacacacacacacacacacacacacacacacacacacacacacacacacacacacatatatatatatatatatatatatatatatatatatatatatatatatatatatatctttatatatataaatataatatatatatatatatatacacacacacacacacacacacacacacatatatatatatatatatatatatatatatatatatatatatatatatatatatatgatgtatatatatatatatatatatatatatatatatatatatatgtatatatatgtatagatgtatatatatatatatatatatatatatatatatatatatatatatatatatttatatatatatatattatatatctgaaaaaataaataaatatatatatatatatatatatatatatatatatatatatatatatatatatatatatatatatatatatatatacatacatatatgcatatatatatatatatatatatatatatatatatatatatatatatatacttacatatatatgcacacacacacatatatatatatgtatacatatatatatatatatatatatatatatatatatatatatatatatatatatatatgcatatagacatatagacataaatacatataatgcatGTAAAGATAATATGGAATTCGGAAATCTTAATGTAGATTATAGATATTAGCACATATGCAGGTTTTCGCAGTACTTGAAACTAAAGTGTGGGTTTCGTTGCCGTAGAATTGTTTGATAATGTTTGGTTGTTGCAACGTTAAGAATTTAAGACCCACACATCGTAaatcataaacacgcacacatgcacacacacacacacacacacacacacacacacacacacacacacacacacacacacacacacacacacacacacacacacacacacacacacacaaacacacacacaaacacaggcatgcacacgcCCACGTATACCCAAATACAAGCACCGGGACGCACACAGAATTatgtaattaaaaaatatatatacaatatacttaACAAATATTCATAAAAGATATTCACAACCTTCAAAGCCGTCGCCATTGTTGACAtcctctcgctctatctcgtGGGCCTGACAGGGAGTAAGAGAAACGATATAAGCGTATATCCAGTAGATAAAATGAGAATTAGACAagcagataaatggatatatttagtagaaaagataagaaacatTGGGAGAGGGGGGCGGACGGAGAAACAGatttaattagagagagagacagaccaagaaaacgataaagaaagacagagcgctagcgagagatagggagggaagtggaagaggaggagatatcgAAGGAAAACATTTAGAttttagagaaaaaaaggttGGGGATAGCTGTAAGCGGATAAGGAGGACAAAATTTgtggaagaaagacaggaagcaAAGCCTAAAAGGGAGGAAAGTGTCGACAGAGAATAGAcggaaaaataaagtaaataactaTGTAACGAAGGAAATGAAACAGTGTGCAAAATATCAGTATagaggagaaacaaaaaggaagaaagtaataGTGTGAAAATGTTACTGAAGTTCATTTTTCCGAGCATAATAAAATCTGCATATCAAAACCTGCATGCTCATGATGTACATTGGTTTTAATTGACATTATTAGAATTCATGAAGACAGGCCAGCAGCTTAGGGACATTGCCTTATCCTTGTAGTTGAGCTTAAAAACATTTTCGATTAAAGCAGTATTACGATTGGAATAAAAGTTAATTCGtcctatgtatttatctgtgtgtcaATCTATTTCATAATTCttctacatctctctgtctctctttaatgCGCACATTAATTCTCTGAATACATCAAGCCAATTACCTGAGTTAAGACACAGCCTCCAGCAACGAGGAGGAGCATCGCCGTAAGAAACCAGGCCATATCCCTCGACTTAGAACTCATCGAAGCCTTAGACAAGCAGAAGAGCACGAGGAGGGAGTCCTTTCAACGTTGCCGAGGGCTTAAAGAGGGTCCTTTTCTTACCAGAACGGCATCAACACGTTCACACCTTGCCAGACagcgtgtatgtgtggtgtgtcgCTTCCTCAGATGTACAGGTGGGTTATATGCCTCTTATTACACTCTTacgaggttgggggtggggcttATGGATTGCAGGAACATGTCCGAGATCAGCAAATTGCGATCACAAATCGGAAACACCTGGTCCATATATCCTAATTTGTCTGACAGATTCAATTTAAGGAGGgaactagcgagagagagagataagtagatagacagacagataaagatatatggatagaaggatatagataaagagtgagagataaatggatagaaattaatgtcataaccaaatctgacctgatatgatgaaaaatataCTTATTCTTTTGAAATTTTGAAGCCTGGCAATGAACAAGGTACTGTTTTGAAGAACAGATTAAATTTGTAAAAGTAAAGTAAATTACTAGGTATCAATAATGAAGACAGATCAAATTTATTTCTCAGAAACCTCAAGCTGTGGCATAGTTTAATCTCGGGGTGCTGGCAAAACCATGCCTTCACGACACTGCTTGTGTGGATGGAGCTGTTATCCTGGGCGAGGTAAAATGGCTTCGGCTCGGGAACACCATGGCCCTTACCGATGGTAGAAATACCTCCCGGCCCGATACCGCTGCTGTGCATCCACCCAGACATCCGAGTGGTTTCTGACAGTCTGCGTGCTGCACCGTAATGCGACAAAGAGTTCATCAACGGGATTACTGCTTGCCGTATGGCCGATGCGCCATCGGCCCACGGAGATACATCACCGTTCCGAAGGGTTTCAGCGACGACGAACCATCGCCATCACCCGGGCTGACCAAGGTGTGGGTATTGTTGTTTTGGACGTGTGATGATACAGATAAAATTAACAATTTACTTTTCAATGCTACTGTttacatgaaaataacaaaaggtGAGAGGACGATGGAGGCTGCCAGGTTCAAGGAAAAGGCAAAGAATTTACTCCTACATTAAGCGAGAGGTAAACCCTTACTTCATCTGCTGGGGGCGGCTCCCTAGAACCAGTCCATCAGAAGTC
The nucleotide sequence above comes from Penaeus vannamei isolate JL-2024 chromosome 6, ASM4276789v1, whole genome shotgun sequence. Encoded proteins:
- the LOC138861976 gene encoding protein psiQ-like, whose translation is MSGWMHSSGIGPGGISTIGKGHGVPEPKPFYLAQDNSSIHTSSVVKAWFCQHPEIKLCHSLSTLFIARLQNFKRISIFFIISGYMDQVFPICDRNLLISDMFLQSISPTPNLDSLLVLFCLSKASMSSKSRDMAWFLTAMLLLVAGGCVLTQAHEIEREDVNNGDGFEGYAANLRQLHECVKTPPKCSNEGGFCLNLQLSCAGKMNASLCNNDNCGCCLKHECINTPKICSSQNGVCINLMDDCAGQTDESLCRNKNCKCCMKHECSNTPKMCSNEGGTCINLMDDCAGKADESLCRNQNCKCCIKHECSNTPKMCSNEGGVCINLMDDCPGKANESLCRNQNCKCCMKHECSNTPKMCSNEGGTCINLMDDCAGKVNESLCRNQNCKCCMKHECSNTPKLCSNEGGVCINLMDDCPGKANESLCRNRNCKCCIKHECSNTPKMCSNEAMQQHRDMCQ